GCACGGTCGCGTACCGGCGCGCCTGCTCCCACAGGTCGGCGTAGGAAACCCGCTCCTGGCCCATCACCACCGCGTCCGCCCCCGGGTACCGCTGCGCCGATTCGGCGAGAATGCTGGCCAAGGTCAGGCTCATCGCGCTGGTCCGCTCCGTTCGATGGTTCATGCCGGCTGCCGCACGTGTACCGCCAGAACCCCGGACAACTGGGACCAACGTCACAAGCCGACCATACGCACACCGCGAATGGCGCACCCGGTTCGCCCGGCCGGCCATTCGCGAAGTAGATTCCCGGCAAAGAGTTCCACCCCGGGGCCCGGTGCGCGCCGACCAGCGCGACCGCGAAGGCCGGGGGACGTACCGCTGTAGTCAAAAACTGTGAAGAAGCGGAGACACATATGTCCGAGGTCAACGAAGCCCCCACCGAGACGCCCACACCCACCGAAAGCCCAGCGCCGCCGGAGAGTGGCAGCCTGACCTACAACGGCGCCACGCTGGACCTGAAGGTCGTCCCGGCCACCGAGGGCGCCTCGGGCGTGGAAATCGGCAAGCTGCTCTCCACCACCGGGGTCGTCACCCTCGATCCCGGCTTCACCAACACCGGATCGACCACGTCGGCGATCACCTACATCGACGGCGACGCCGGCATCCTGCGCTACCGCGGCTACCCCATCGAGCAGCTGGCCAAGCAGTCCACCTTCATCGAGACCAGCTACCTGTTGATCTACGGCGAACTGCCGACCGAGACCCAGCTCGCCAACTTCACCTCGCGGATCAACCGGCACACGCTGCTGCACGAGGACCTGAAGCGGTTCTTCGACGGATTCCCCCGCGACGCGCACCCGATGCCGGTGCTCTCCAGCGCGGTGAGTGCGCTGTCGACCTTCTACCAGGACTCGCTGGACCCGTTCAATCCGGAACACGTCGAGCTGTCGACCGTTCGCCTGCTGGCCAAGCTGCCGACCATCGCCGCCTATGCCTACAAGAAGACCGTCGGCCAGCCGCTGCTCTACCCGGACAACTCCCTCGGGCTGGTGGAGAACTTCCTGCGGATGTCCTTCGGCTTTCCGGCGGAGCCCTACGACGTCGACCCCAAGCTGGCCAAGGCCCTCGACCAGCTGTTCATCCTGCACGCGGACCACGAACAGAACTGTTCCACCTCGACCGTCCGGCTGGTCGGCTCGGCCCACGCCAACCTCTTCGTGTCGGTCGCGGCGGGCATCAACGCCCTGTTCGGTCCCCTGCACGGCGGCGCGAACGAGGCCGTGCTGCAGATGCTCGGCTCGATCCGTGACGACGGCGGCGACATCGACAAGTTCGTCCAGCGGGTCAAGGCCAAGGAGCCGGGCGTCAAGCTGATGGGCTTCGGGCACCGGGTGTACAAGAACTACGACCCGCGCGCGGCCATCGTCAAGCAGACGGCGGACGGCATCCTGGAATCCCTCGGCGCGAACGACGAGTTGCTCGACCTCGCGAAGCAGCTGGAAGAGGTCGCCCTGCACGACGACTACTTCATCCAGCGCAAGCTGTACCCGAACGTGGACTTCTACACCGGCCTGATCTACAAGGCGATGGGTTTCCCGACCAAGATGTTCACCGTCCTGTTCGCGATCGGCCGGCTGCCCGGCTGGATCGCCCAGTGGCGCGAGATGATCCAGGACCCGGCCACCAAGATCGGCCGGCCGCGCCAGGTCTACACCGGCTACACCGCCCGTGACTACGTCCCCGGCGACAACCGCTGACCTCTGCGCATACGGAACTGCCTTGCGCATACGGAACTGCCCAAATGGAGTCGGGTTGGCTTCGGAATAGGCAC
This window of the Nakamurella panacisegetis genome carries:
- a CDS encoding citrate synthase, producing the protein MSEVNEAPTETPTPTESPAPPESGSLTYNGATLDLKVVPATEGASGVEIGKLLSTTGVVTLDPGFTNTGSTTSAITYIDGDAGILRYRGYPIEQLAKQSTFIETSYLLIYGELPTETQLANFTSRINRHTLLHEDLKRFFDGFPRDAHPMPVLSSAVSALSTFYQDSLDPFNPEHVELSTVRLLAKLPTIAAYAYKKTVGQPLLYPDNSLGLVENFLRMSFGFPAEPYDVDPKLAKALDQLFILHADHEQNCSTSTVRLVGSAHANLFVSVAAGINALFGPLHGGANEAVLQMLGSIRDDGGDIDKFVQRVKAKEPGVKLMGFGHRVYKNYDPRAAIVKQTADGILESLGANDELLDLAKQLEEVALHDDYFIQRKLYPNVDFYTGLIYKAMGFPTKMFTVLFAIGRLPGWIAQWREMIQDPATKIGRPRQVYTGYTARDYVPGDNR